The following proteins come from a genomic window of Sorex araneus isolate mSorAra2 chromosome 1, mSorAra2.pri, whole genome shotgun sequence:
- the LOC105942987 gene encoding 10 kDa heat shock protein, mitochondrial-like yields MAGQAFRKFLALFDQVLVERSAAETVAKGGIMLPKKSQGKVLQATVVAVGSGSKGKGGEIRPVTAKVGDRVLLPECGGSKAVLGDKDYFLLRDSDTLGKYGD; encoded by the coding sequence ATGGCAGGACAAGCATTTAGAAAATTTCTTGCGCTCTTTGACCAGGTATTAGTTGAGAGAAGTGCAGCTGAAACTGTAGCCAAAGGAGGCATTATGCTTCCTAAGAAATCTCAAGGAAAGGTGTTGCAAGCCACGGTGGTTGCTGTTGGATCGGGCTCAAAAGGGAAGGGCGGAGAGATTCGGCCAGTTACTGCAAAAGTTGGAGACCGAGTACTTCTACCAGAATGCGGAGGCAGCAAAGCGGTTCTAGGTGACAAGGATTATTTCTTGCTTAGAGACAGTGACACTCTTGGAAAGTATGGAGATTGA